A single window of Bufo bufo chromosome 10, aBufBuf1.1, whole genome shotgun sequence DNA harbors:
- the IL17C gene encoding interleukin-17C — MSTLWVVLLLAVWSINICCAKHAKHRNQNHNQDSVYCFSEEELENTPSKVLHHFVSSKMHWERYSAVNLVSTLEENESRRKRRRRTPQPTCHMSTLKKGHALNERSISPWTYRIDTDESRYPQKLAFAHCLCEHCISSESGKETSSLNSVQVKQTMLVLRKKRCLDTAKFTFELEYISVPVACTCSVPRY, encoded by the exons ATGTCCACTCTG TGGGTCGTCTTATTACTTGCCGTTTGGTCCATCAATATCTGCTGTGCGAAGCATGCTAAGCACAGGAACCAAAATCATAACCAGGACAGCGTCTACTGCTTCAGTGAAGAAGAGCTGGAAAATACCCCCTCCAAGGTTCTGCATCATTTTGTGAGCAGCAAGATGCATTGGGAGAGATACTCTGCAGTGAACCTGGTGAGCACGCTGGAGGAAAACGAGAGCAGAAGGAAAAGACGCAGGAGAACCCCACAACCCACCTGCCACATGAGCACATTGAAAAAGGGGCACGCCCTGAACGAACGCTCCATCTCCCCGTGGACCTACCG AATTGACACCGATGAGAGTCGTTATCCGCAAAAGTTGGCGTTTGCGCACTGTCTCTGCGAGCACTGCATCAGCTCCGAATCTGGGAAGGAGACCTCATCCTTGAATTCCGTGCAGGTCAAGCAGACGATGCTGGTGCTGCGGAAGAAGAGATGCCTGGACACAGCCAAGTTCACCTTTGAATTGGAATACATAAGCGTCCCGGTGGCGTGCACCTGCTCCGTGCCCCGCTACTAG